In Deefgea piscis, the genomic window CGTGCAAAATTAAGCTATCTCTTAGGTGTTCCGCCAGCCATTGCGCACGGTCCCGATTGTTTTCGATCAGTTTGATCGCATAGCGTTTTTCGATCTGTTTGGCCAGCCGGTAGCCAACATTACCGCCACCGCAAATGGTGATGCGGCGTATAGGGTGAGTCTGGGTGCAAAATTCACTGATTACGCGACTGACATCGCGACTTGCTGCCAGAAAAAACACCTCATCGCCGGATTTTAAGCTCACTTGACCGTTGGGCTTTAAGCGTTGATTGCTGCGATAAATCGATACCACGCGGCACTCGGTCGGATTGAGTTTTCGAGCGAGATAGGCTAAATCTTGCCCATCCATTTGTGAGCCCGCTTCAACGCGAACGGCGATCATTTTGGCTAAACCATCGGCAAATTCTAAAACTTGCAATGCTTCGGTGGTTTCAATCAGGCTGACTAAATAGTCAGTCACAATCTGCGCAGGGGTGATAACGTGATTGACGGCAAAACCACTGTCGTTAAATAGGCTTGGGTAGCTCAGCAAGTCTTGCTCGCGGATTCGCGCTAAGCGAATCGGCACATTGAATAGATCGTGGGCTATTTTACACGCGACGATATTAACTTCATCGTAAGGTGTGACTGCTAATAGCAGGTCAGTATCTTCAATGCCGGCAGCGATGAGGGTTTTTGGGCTATTGGCCGAACCCAATAAGGTGCGTAAGTCCAGGCGATCAGCCAGTGGTTTGAGTAAGCTGGCATCGTTATCCACGATGGTCACATTGTAGCGTTCATGCACCAGTTGCTCAGCGACCGAAGAGCCGACTCGTCCGGCACCTAAAATTAAAATATTGGGCAAAATAAACCCTCGTAGTCAGAATTAGCGGCTTAAAAACAAAAATCGGCCACAAAATGGCCGATTTTTTGCGTCAGTATCGTGAGTTATTGCTCTTCAGCGATGCGTTGCTTACGCGGCATTTGAATGCCCAATTGCTTTAGCTTCCGGTAAAGGTGCGTGCGCTCTAAGCCGATTCGCTCGGCAACACGACTCATATTGCCGTTGGATAATTCAATTTGGCGTTCTAAATAAAACCGCTCAAATTGATCTCGTGCTTCACGTAGTGGCAAGTCAAGATCGATTTGCGGTAGCGGCATGGCTTGCTGCGTCACGCCTAAAGTCGCCTCTTGCGAGTTGGGTGACAACTGCGTGAGCAGGCGGCTAACTGGCAAGATATCAATATCACCATCGCGACCGGTGAGGGCGAGACTTTTCACCACATTGGCCAGCTGATCAATATTACCTGGCCAATCTTGTTGGCTAAGTAATTGTAAAGCTGACTTAGAAAAGCGCCGTGGCCCGAGTTTATTGCTGGTGACCGTTTGCGCCAATAGGACTTCGGCCATGGCTGGAACGTCTTCAGCATGAGCCCGTAACGGCGGTACAGCCAGAATAATCTGGGTGAGTTGGCGTAGCAATTCAGGTTCGCACTGACCAATGAGCTGATCGAGTGGTCGACTGGATGCGGTTACTAAGCGGATTTTGTATTTGTCCAGCTTAGGCAGCAAATTGAGTAAGCCGGTTTGCGCTTTTCGATCTAGCCAAGCGATATCACGAACAAAGATGGTGCCGCCCGTGGCGCGATTGAGCAAGTCTTGCGGTGGCAAGGCGAGTTCTTCGTTGGAGCTTGGCGAAATAAATGGTGTGTTCGGGCGGGTTAAATGCCGGGCACACGTTTCAAAACCGGATCCTGGTTCGCCGGTTAAAGTGATGGGCAGGGTTTGGCTTGCAACCTGGTCAAGCGCCTCGCGCAGCGCAGTAATCGCTGGGCTATTACCGAGGCTCTGCAAACCCTGATTCGGCTTTACCTGATTCACAGGTTGCGAAAAAGCGCGTTTGACGGTGGCCAGTAGCTTTTGCAAGCCGATCGGTTTTTCAAGAAAATCAAGCGCCCCAATGCGAGTCGCTTCCACCGCGGTATCCACGGTGGCATGGCCTGACATCATCACGACGGGCATGGTGAGTTGGCCGTTACGCGCCCATTCTTTGAGTAGTGTCACGCCATCGGTGTCGGGCATCCAGATGTCCAGAAGCACCAAACGAGGTTCACCTTGGTTACGGTATTTGCGTGCAGCCTCTGCATTTTCAGCGAGTGCAACGCTATACCCTTCATCCAGCAAGATTTCAGATAGAAGTTCGCGGATGCCGATTTCGTCGTCGACGATTAAAATATCTTGATTAGCCACTAGTTGTTTCCTCCCAGAGCGGCAGCTCGATCCTAACAAATGCACCGGTGGAGTTACCCACCTGAACGCGCCCGTGATGTTCTTCGATAATTTTCTTCACGATTGCTAAACCTAGACCTGTACCTTTGGCCTTTGATGTAACGTAGGGCTCAAAAACACGTGGCAAGAGTTCAGCTGGAAAGCCTTTGCCGCTGTCTTCAATATAAAGACGTGCCCATTTTTCGTCTTTTTCCACCAGAAGGCAAATCCTTTGCTCTGCAGCATCGGTAATTGCATCCTGGGCGTTTTGTAGCAAGTTATGAATTACTTGCCGCAAATGCGTTGGGTCACCATTGACCATGAGAGGGCCGTGTACTTTAAAGTCGAGCATGATGGGCGATGCTTCGTACAGTACCAGCACTTCATTAAGTAATTGTATCAAATCAAGCGGGCGTTTTTTGCCAGATGGCTTGCGGGCATAATCACGGAAGGCATCCACCATTTGTTTGAGCGCGGCCACTTGTTTGACGATGGTTTGCGTGTTACGGCGCAAAAAGTCAGCGCCAGCTGGATCGAGTTTCTCCACCAGCTTCATTTCCATTCGTTCGGCAGAGAGTTGAATCGGCGTGAGCGGATTTTTGATCTCGTGCGCTAGGCGGCGCGCGACTTCGCCCCATGCCGCATCGCGCTGTGCTGAGAGCAGTTCAGTAATGTCATCAAACACCATCACGTAACCGTGCAAATCATCACTGCCATCAATTTTTTGTGTTAAACGGGTGCCACGCACCAAGAGTACGCGTTTTTCTGCGTCGAGTTCAATTTGCCGCTGCCAAACTTCATCGTCAGATAAAAAGCCATGAATGGTATGCGCGAAAAAAGCGGTGAGGTTGGGGTAGGCTTGATTCCATTTCGAGAGCGGCAAGTCGCCGATTCGGCTTGGGTCCAGCCCTAAAATGCGCAAGGCACTGTGATTGGCCGATTGTAAGTGCCAGTCTTCATCGAGTGACAGTACCCCGGCCGATAACGAAGCTAAAATCGCTTCAACATAGGCTTTGGCTTCGGCTTGTTCGGCTTGATTATGCTCTAGCGTGTCGCGTGCATCGGAAAGCTGGCGGGTCATTCGGTTAAACGAATGGGTCAAAATTCCGAGTTCATCGCGGCTAATTACGGGGTGCTGTTGGGTGAAGTCACCTTGTGCCACTGCTCGGGTGCCTGCGGCGAGTACCGATAACGGGGCTGCGAGTTTGTCTGATAAGTAAATCGCTAAGGCCAAAGCCCCCAGCAGCGCCATCGTCAGTGCCATGGTGAGGGTGAGACTAAAAATGAGTTTCAGGCCTTCTCTGGATTGCGAGAGCTGCTTGTACTCACTGCGAACTTGTTCGACTAATTCAGCGTCTTGCGCCAATTGCTTGGGTACGGGCTGTAGTAATTGCAACAGCTTGACGCGATTGGAGAACTCACTGCCGGGTAATTGCACGATGACGCGCATCATCAAGCCATTGACGGGGTCTGATTCAATGGCTTTGTAACTGCCTCGACCCGCTTCAGTAATGATTTTTCGATCGGGTAGGCTAGGCACTAAGTTGGCGTATTCATTGCCAATATGGGCATGCACTTGGCCATTATTGTCAAAGAGCGTGATTTCTTGAACGCCAGTTTGATCGCGTAGTTTGGAGAGGCGCTCTAGTAAGGCACTCAGGCTATTGTCGTGAATGTCCCACGCGATAACGCTGGCTTTGCGCTGCAAGTCATTGAGCTGGTAATCGATCGCGTTGTGGCCCAAATTGAGACCACGATCGAGGGCGTTATCCACTCGAACGTCAAACCAGGTTTCGATGGAGCGATTTAAAAATTGCACTGAAAGCGTGTAAACCAAGGCGCCTGGTAGTACCGCGACCAAGGAAAACATCAAGACCATACGAATGGTGAGCCGAGAGCCAAAAACTTTGCTTCTTACTCGCTTGAGTAATTG contains:
- the trkA gene encoding Trk system potassium transporter TrkA; the encoded protein is MPNILILGAGRVGSSVAEQLVHERYNVTIVDNDASLLKPLADRLDLRTLLGSANSPKTLIAAGIEDTDLLLAVTPYDEVNIVACKIAHDLFNVPIRLARIREQDLLSYPSLFNDSGFAVNHVITPAQIVTDYLVSLIETTEALQVLEFADGLAKMIAVRVEAGSQMDGQDLAYLARKLNPTECRVVSIYRSNQRLKPNGQVSLKSGDEVFFLAASRDVSRVISEFCTQTHPIRRITICGGGNVGYRLAKQIEKRYAIKLIENNRDRAQWLAEHLRDSLILHGQATDEDLLENEQVDRCDLFLALTSDDEDNIMSSLLAKQMGARRVVSIINRSRYVDLLQGGKIDIALSPAQITIGALLAHVRQGDIVAVHSLRRGEAEAIELVAHGTPDTSKVIGRKIEDIKLPQGADLAAVIRDNTVLMAHHDTVILNNDHVILFIDNKSHIRDVEKLFAVSLGFF
- a CDS encoding sigma-54-dependent transcriptional regulator yields the protein MANQDILIVDDEIGIRELLSEILLDEGYSVALAENAEAARKYRNQGEPRLVLLDIWMPDTDGVTLLKEWARNGQLTMPVVMMSGHATVDTAVEATRIGALDFLEKPIGLQKLLATVKRAFSQPVNQVKPNQGLQSLGNSPAITALREALDQVASQTLPITLTGEPGSGFETCARHLTRPNTPFISPSSNEELALPPQDLLNRATGGTIFVRDIAWLDRKAQTGLLNLLPKLDKYKIRLVTASSRPLDQLIGQCEPELLRQLTQIILAVPPLRAHAEDVPAMAEVLLAQTVTSNKLGPRRFSKSALQLLSQQDWPGNIDQLANVVKSLALTGRDGDIDILPVSRLLTQLSPNSQEATLGVTQQAMPLPQIDLDLPLREARDQFERFYLERQIELSNGNMSRVAERIGLERTHLYRKLKQLGIQMPRKQRIAEEQ
- a CDS encoding sensor histidine kinase, giving the protein MKKLLIFLGVLGTILLFLLASASGNTSESSQYYKLILALNALLLIALAVLVGSRLTQLLKRVRSKVFGSRLTIRMVLMFSLVAVLPGALVYTLSVQFLNRSIETWFDVRVDNALDRGLNLGHNAIDYQLNDLQRKASVIAWDIHDNSLSALLERLSKLRDQTGVQEITLFDNNGQVHAHIGNEYANLVPSLPDRKIITEAGRGSYKAIESDPVNGLMMRVIVQLPGSEFSNRVKLLQLLQPVPKQLAQDAELVEQVRSEYKQLSQSREGLKLIFSLTLTMALTMALLGALALAIYLSDKLAAPLSVLAAGTRAVAQGDFTQQHPVISRDELGILTHSFNRMTRQLSDARDTLEHNQAEQAEAKAYVEAILASLSAGVLSLDEDWHLQSANHSALRILGLDPSRIGDLPLSKWNQAYPNLTAFFAHTIHGFLSDDEVWQRQIELDAEKRVLLVRGTRLTQKIDGSDDLHGYVMVFDDITELLSAQRDAAWGEVARRLAHEIKNPLTPIQLSAERMEMKLVEKLDPAGADFLRRNTQTIVKQVAALKQMVDAFRDYARKPSGKKRPLDLIQLLNEVLVLYEASPIMLDFKVHGPLMVNGDPTHLRQVIHNLLQNAQDAITDAAEQRICLLVEKDEKWARLYIEDSGKGFPAELLPRVFEPYVTSKAKGTGLGLAIVKKIIEEHHGRVQVGNSTGAFVRIELPLWEETTSG